The following are from one region of the Lineus longissimus chromosome 19, tnLinLong1.2, whole genome shotgun sequence genome:
- the LOC135503276 gene encoding serine/threonine-protein kinase RIO3-like, whose amino-acid sequence MDSLLVEHPAPAHPACPWGKGITPAPTTGTSPWGISPSNLPVSLQDVMSEELAKEIQREEEDKRVHVELREEIEIVNPEADLSEFLTSDAHETSDDLLLAQMLQHQFDKEHDDMLKIEEEKYNGKSKVSISFSNYRTIHPYHDDDDDSSGSDEPSERSDKDPIFNFGKSGILGKGKDAVSKHDAQICGRRNASRVMDFPPEFYSGDIRGEGVELPNKVYNRLKRHSQAEEKRAARLHEKKDNSTADQAVDPRTRLIMYKLVNADVLEDINGVISTGKEAVVFHANGGSDDNTMNVKMPREVAIKVFKTTLNEFHTRSKYVNGDYRFSKDEFKKQNPRKIIRLWAEKETVNLRRLKRAGLNCPEPLLLKKHVLVMSFIGENQKAAPKLKNVDFSTEDWEDAYDQTKEILLKLHNECHLVHADFSEYNLLWHHGKVFIIDVSQAVDLNHPHSLEFLLRDCRNVSEFFTKKGVHNVPTTYELFNEVTGLELRGEDDEFLMQVQQYENSEEWLSNDRARREYAFDYFFDKSTKERNDFKTKQQEWDPDFVDIDNI is encoded by the exons ATGGATTCTTTGTTGGTCGAACATCCGGCGCCTGCCCACCCGGCTTGCCCGTGGGGCAAGGGAATCACTCCAGCCCCCACGACGGGGACATCACCCTGGGGTATCTCTCCATCAAACCTGCCGGTGTCGCTACAAGATGTCATGAGTGAAGAGCTTGCAAAGGAAATACAACGTGAAGAGGAGGACAAGCGTGTTCATGTTGAACTTCGTGAGGAGATCGAGATCGTCAACCC TGAAGCCGACTTGTCAGAATTCCTGACCTCGGACGCACACGAAACAAGTGACGACCTTCTCCTGGCTCAGATGTTGCAGCATCAGTTTGATAAAGAGCATGACGATATGCTTAAGATAGAGGAGGAGAAGTATAACGGGAAAAGCAAAG TATCCATTTCATTCTCCAACTACCGAACGATTCATCCAtaccacgatgatgatgacgacagtTCTGGCAGTGATGAACCCAGTGAACGAAGCGATAAAG atccaattttcaattttgggaAGAGTGGCATCCTGGGTAAAGGAAAGGACGCCGTGTCTAAACACGACGCTCAGATTTGTGGACGGAGGAACGCCAGCAGAGTCATGGAT TTCCCACCCGAGTTCTACTCAGGTGACATCCGCGGAGAAGGCGTGGAACTTCCCAACAAAGTTTACAACCGGCTCAAGAGGCATTCTCAAGCTGAGGAGAAACGTGCCGCTCGACTTCACGAGAAGAAGGATAACTCGACTGCT GACCAAGCAGTTGATCCAAGGACCCGGCTGATCATGTACAAACTTGTTAATGCGGATGTTCTCGAGGATATAAATGGCGTCATCTCAACTGGAAAGGAAGCGGTTGTCTTTCATGCTAATGGAGGAAG CGATGACAACacaatgaatgtcaaaatgccAAGAGAGGTGGCGATTAAGGTCTTCAAGACAACTTTGAACGAGTTCCACACACGTTCGAAATATGTGAACGGTGACTACCGGTTCTCAAAAGACGAGTTTAAGAAGCAGAATCCGAGGAAGATCATTCGGCTGTGGGCTGAGAAGGAGACAGTTAATTTGAGAAG ACTGAAGCGTGCTGGTCTGAACTGTCCCGAGCCTCTCCTTTTAAAGAAGCACGTTCTGGTGATGAGTTTCATCGGTGAGAACCAGAAGGCAGcaccaaaactgaaaaatgtCGACTTTTCCACTGAAGACTGGGAGGACGCCTATGATCAGACAAAAGAG ATTTTGCTGAAACTCCACAACGAGTGTCACCTCGTCCACGCCGACTTCAGCGAGTACAACCTACTGTGGCATCATGGGAAGGTCTTCATCATCGACGTCAGTCAAGCAGTTGATCTAAACCATCCACACTCGCTTGAGTTTTTATTGCGGGATTGTCGCAATGTTTCTGAG TTCTTCACTAAGAAGGGTGTCCACAACGTCCCAACAACATATGAGCTGTTCAACGAAGTGACTGGTCTAGAACTGCGGGGAGAGGATGATGAATTCCTAATGCAG GTCCAACAATACGAGAACAGTGAAGAATGGCTTTCGAATGATCGAGCAAGAAGGGAATATGCGTTTGATTATTTCTTCGATAAATCCACAAAGGAACGGAACGATTTTAAAACGAAACAACAGGAATGGGATCCGGACTTTGTGGACATTGACAATATTTAG